The DNA sequence CGCCCTCGTGTAAAAGCACGCACTCAACAGCGTTACAGACGCTTGGGCGCTGGGTTTTGGCATTTTTGATTATCTTTGCGACCTGCTTTAAATTTGCGCTCTCATCGACGAAGATATGACACACCCCTGCGCCCGTCATAATGATCGGCACGGTCGCGTTTTGCGCGATAAAATCTTTTAAGCTCTTGCCACCGCGCGGTATCAAAACGTCGATATATTCGCTCATTTTCGCCATTTGCGCCACAACTTCGCGTTCAGGACTTTCCACGAGTTGCACCGCGCCTTTTGGAAGGCCAAATTTCGCCCCCGCTTCGTTAAATAAATTTACTAAAAAAATGTTCGAATTTAGCGCGCTGGCGCTGCCTCGCAGGATCGCGGCGTTACCGCTTTTTAGCGCCAGAGCCGCCGCGTCGATGCTGACATTTGGGCGGCTCTCGTAGATGATACCAAGCACCCCCAGCGGCACGCGCACGCGGCTGATTTGCATGCCGTTTGGATGACTCCAGCCGCCTAAATTTTCGCCTACGACCTCGCTAAAGCCCGCCACCTCGCGCACGCCCTGCGCCATCGCCTCGATGCGAGCGTCGGTTAGCCTTAGGCGGTCTAGTAGCGCCAAGCTAAGGCCCGATTTCTCGCCGTTTGCAAGGTCTTTGGCGTTTGCCGCTTTTATAGCCTCTTTTTGCGCTAGCAGCTCGTCCGCTACGGCGTTTAAAATTTCAAATTTAGCCCTGCTATCAAGTCTCAAAAGCTCGCCGCAAGCAGTCTTTGCACTCTTACATATATCTAGAATTTCATTCATTTTCGCTCCTTAATCTATAAAAACCGTACGCAAGCGTCCCGCCCTAGTAAACGCAAAAGTAGCCCGCCAAGCTCGGCACAGCAATTTTTAGCGACACGCCTACCAAATTCGCTTTTAAATTTGACTTGATTATAGCCAAATTCGCCCGAATTTTATGCGAGCGTAAAAATACGCTATAATCGCCAAAATTTATAAAAAGGAAGCAAAATGGGCGGAATAAAAGAGTTTTTAAAACACGAAGCCAGCGGCGGGATTTTGCTGATGATCGCTACGATCGCGGCGCTACTGTGTCAAAACACGTTTTTGAGCGATTTTTACAACGAATTTTTAAAGACCAAATTTACCGTGAGCTTCGGCGAATACGGACTAAGCAAGCCCCTGATCTTGTGGGTGAACGACGGATTGATGGCGGTATTTTTCTTTCTCATCGGACTCGAGCTAAAGCGCGAGGTTTTGGAGGGCGAGCTAAAAAATCCGTCGCAAATCGCGCTGCCTGCCATCGGCGCGGCAGGCGGCCTGATAGTGCCCGCGGTTATCTTTTATCTTTTTACGAAGCACGACTCCTTCGCGCTTGGCGGCTGGGCGATACCGACGGCGACGGATATCGCGTTTGCTCTGGGGATTTTAAGCCTACTCGGGCCTCGCGTACCGACTAGTTTAAAAATTTTCCTCATGACGCTAGCGATCGTCGACGACCTTTGCGCGATCGTGATTATCGCGCTATTTTACACGAGCGAGCTTAGCGTCCAAATGCTTGGGGTCGCGAGCGTTTGCCTAGCCGCGCTTTTTGCGCTAAACAGACTCGGCGTAAAGAGCAAGGCGGCGTATCTGATCGTAGGCACGGTGATGTGGGTAGCGGTGCTAAAATCTGGCGTTCACGCCACACTTGCCGGCGTCGTGGCGGCCTTTTTCATACCGCTTAGCTTTAAAGACGAGCCGGGCAAATCTATGCTAAAAAGCATCGAGCACGACCTACACGGCTGGGTGGCGTTTGGCGTGCTGCCGATATTTGCCTTCGTAAACGCAGGCATCTCGCTGCGAGGCGTCGGACTGGACGAGATTTTGTCTCCGGTCGCGCTAGGCACGGCGCTGGGGCTTTTCGTCGGCAAGCAAGTCGGAGTATTTGGATTTAGCTTTTTAGCGATCAAATTTAAGCTAGCCAAGCTGCCCGAGGGGTCAAATTTCATCCAACTTTACGGCATCGCCGTGCTTTGCGGCGTAGGGTTTACGATGAGCCTTTTCGTCAAC is a window from the uncultured Campylobacter sp. genome containing:
- a CDS encoding glutamate-5-semialdehyde dehydrogenase, with the protein product MNEILDICKSAKTACGELLRLDSRAKFEILNAVADELLAQKEAIKAANAKDLANGEKSGLSLALLDRLRLTDARIEAMAQGVREVAGFSEVVGENLGGWSHPNGMQISRVRVPLGVLGIIYESRPNVSIDAAALALKSGNAAILRGSASALNSNIFLVNLFNEAGAKFGLPKGAVQLVESPEREVVAQMAKMSEYIDVLIPRGGKSLKDFIAQNATVPIIMTGAGVCHIFVDESANLKQVAKIIKNAKTQRPSVCNAVECVLLHEGVAGKILPELVREMPEVEFRVSEQLLDACESELRGLANVNLAGEGDFGAEFLDLVLAVRAARDTNEAISFINAHSSGHSDAILSENYSNVERFLNEVGSAVVYANASTRFSDGSEFGFGGEIGISTQKLHARGPMGVRELTTYKYVVRGDGQIR
- the nhaA gene encoding Na+/H+ antiporter NhaA, coding for MGGIKEFLKHEASGGILLMIATIAALLCQNTFLSDFYNEFLKTKFTVSFGEYGLSKPLILWVNDGLMAVFFFLIGLELKREVLEGELKNPSQIALPAIGAAGGLIVPAVIFYLFTKHDSFALGGWAIPTATDIAFALGILSLLGPRVPTSLKIFLMTLAIVDDLCAIVIIALFYTSELSVQMLGVASVCLAALFALNRLGVKSKAAYLIVGTVMWVAVLKSGVHATLAGVVAAFFIPLSFKDEPGKSMLKSIEHDLHGWVAFGVLPIFAFVNAGISLRGVGLDEILSPVALGTALGLFVGKQVGVFGFSFLAIKFKLAKLPEGSNFIQLYGIAVLCGVGFTMSLFVNSLAYNNTDAFAYTDKLAILLGSVVSGAAGFVLLKFSAKNQSALER